In Dasypus novemcinctus isolate mDasNov1 chromosome 8, mDasNov1.1.hap2, whole genome shotgun sequence, the genomic stretch attcttggctggcagttctttCGTCACTAATTATTTCAACCcattgccttctttcctccattgtttctcatcagaaattggcactcaatctaaaattgggactcccttgtacttAGCATGTTGCTTTTCCTGTGCAGCTTCCAGATGTCTCCTTGTCTTTCACATCTGATAATGTGACCAATACATGACTggctgtatttttcttcatgtttatcctgtgtGGTGCTCTCTGAGCTTCTCGGATGTGCATATTCACCTTTTACTAAATTTGGGAAGGTCCCTGACATTATTTGTTtgaatattcttttctctttttggaactcCCATATTgagtatattggtacacttgatggtacCCAAGAGGcgtcttaggctatttttacttgtactatttttttctttctactactcagcttgactcatttcaagtgtctgtCTTCAacattactgattctttcttctgccagctctgatCTCCTCTTGAAACCCTTCTAGTATTTTTTCTTATTGTGCTTTCACCAGaattgtttggttcctttttaaaatttctctttactaagattctcatattgctctttgttttcctgatatccttttcATTCTTTGTATTTTACTTCATCACCTTGAGTatttttaagatgattttttaaaaggctttgtttggtatgtcaacatctcacctcttccttgGTTTTGCTGTTTTCTGTAATTTTATCCTCtccctttggatggaccatcatttcctgttcctTAGTCTTGACTCTTTTATTGCACAATGTACATCTTACTTATTCCTGAGAAGCCTAATTCTGGATTGACTGGCGAtaagctggtgataagacagagattttcttgagtttcagcCCTATCAGGATGGTCTGTCCAAAACAAATGCAGTGTGTAGCAGTTCCCCTGTCTTGCCCTTGACTTTTGCttgttggtttatttggattccCTGTTTATGGGAGTTTGGTTGTCCCATCCATTTCCCAGAAGCcagacctccctctcccaggtgttAAAGGCCAGTAGGCCTTTGTCCCACACTGTCCACTTCTAGTTTTTTATACCTCTTTGGTTGTCTCAATCAGCTTTTGCATGGTGGGCAAATTCTTGGAGAAGGGGCACACCAGAGATGATTTTTCCAGCCCAAACAGGGCCAGGAACCCAAAGGGGCACAGACCAGCTCCAATGTGCCCTGTGGAGGGGGTCAAAAGCTTCCCCATGGTTTCCCAAGGCTCAGCTTTTTTGGTCTGCCCAGAAAATGCAGTCCTTCAATGCAACTGTCCTCCACAGCCGTGAGGAAGCATGACATCCGTAATTCTCCACTGCCTCTGTCCTGTCCAGGAAGGGTAGAAACAATGGCTGCCGCCACCTTTGTCCAGCTATCTGAACCTAGCTCGCAATAATCTTGACTATATTTTCCCATACCGTTTTTAAAATCCTATATACCAACAGTAGTGTCCAAAATTCTATGCATGGTACCTACCTAATATAAGTAGTCATGTTTCATTTGTTATGAAATTGTGACCTATGATATGTAGAACTTGGAAaattcataagaaataaaatcaatgagGAAAGGGTTAGTAGTGGTACCTGTTAGGctgtgaaaaggaaaacaaatgaatgagCACATTTGTTCATTAATGCAACTCTAAGGGTTATTATAGCATAGATCTCAATTATTTGCATTAATACAATTCTAAGGGTTATTATAGCATAGCTCTCAATTATTTGAAGTTATAATGAATCGGCAATGAGCAACTATGCTTTCAACCCCGAACACCAAGCTAAATGGAAATGGTGATAGCCTACatcaaaaaaagattaaaatgaaagacaacatggaacaggtgtagctcagtggttgaatgcctgttttgcatatatgaggtcccaggttcagtcccaggttcagtgcctggtaccaccttaaagaaaaaaaatgaagcacaAAAAGAGTTTTCCAACTAATGGGGAGGTAGAATCCTCActcattcttttgattttttggtgGCAGATAGGCAGAGGATGGAAATAGTGAAAATACCCACAGCACTTGAATGACCTTTGTGAGAACTTTTGCCCCATCCTTAGCTCTAAGACTTTGAACCATAGCCTATTCATTTTGACCCATGCAATGACCCAATTCCAAAAACTGACAAGACTTTTACCAAGTGAGGAGGCTGCAAGGACAATTCCAGAAATGAGATTACTAGAAAGAAGAGCAATCTAACAGCTATGCAAAAAGAATATCCAAAGATACATTATTTTCATCAGCCAATCTTTATGTCAACCTAACCTGTCCTATTATTTTATCAGTAGATAAAAAACAATCAGAAATTTCCTTGGAAtgtttacagagaaggaaaagcctaaatttctttttggtttttataacaTATGGAGCAAACTTATGTTCCTGGATGATAAATGCCATTGTGTGTTAACTATATGATATATGACAATGCACTTAAGACAGGGATTGAGGACTTAATCACAGCACCTTTGAAAGGCATTTATCTATGGTTAAGTATTAGGCATTTGAAACACAGCAGCCTACTTTTCAGTACTTTCTCCTCCTTCAAATAAAAGAATGGCTACATAAAGCCCTTGAATTTAAGAATGACCTCAGGAAGATCAattgattgggttcccatctaccgtgtgggaggccctgggttcgcgtcccagggcctccttgtgaaggcaagccagcctgtgcccacagagagctggcacagcaagacgatgcaacaaagggagacaagcagacacagaagaacatgcagtgaatgtacacagacagcagacagcaagcaagtggctgggggggagggggataaatttttaaaaatgaccttaACTATTAATCCCAAGGATCAGAAGATTATGGCCCATGGCTGGCTATTTttgcaaacacacatacacacacaaagctTTAAAGTGaagtttataaaaaataattgtatCATTTCAGAATTTTAGAGCTGCAAAAAGGCCCTAGTGATCATTTGGTCAAATTCCTACCTAATTGTATAACTGAGGCAACTGAGACTTTGAAACATAAAACAACTCACCTTGGGTCTTTGACTAGGAAGGTTGCACTCCAGTCTTCTGCCTCTTTGAATACTTCATATATTTGGGATAAGCTCTTAAAAGGACTAGCTTACTTATTTTAGCTAGAAACAGACTCTGCATATCTACTATGATacatcaatcttttaaaattacatatcaCAAAAGCAATACGTTAATCTTTGATTTAAAATGTCATACCAACAAACTTATGATACACTGAActccttttattgatataaagcAATGGAATAAATCCCTTAACAGGAGTATTGTTTCACTACCATGAATAAGTATTGATACTTCGGTACAATATCATGCCTGATTCAAATTATGTGTGGATTACTTTAGACTCTgcatatataaaaacatttatatttcaCTGATTGATAGAACAGCACACAACCATGCACCTCTTCTTTCTGGTTTAAATGCATGTAAATGCTCTTACGTCACTGGATTTTTCATACCACTCAAGGACTTCACAATATATGACCTTCTCAGTACACTATTTCTGCTGTGGTACAAATTGTGGTACAAGATCCTTTCTGGAGAAATGTTTGAGAATATGGTTATAGTTCTACAATGACTGTAATCAAGATCATCCTACAAGGACATGAGGATAGACTCACTCTCTTGGAGAGTTTCTGATCTCATTAGGAATATTATAATGACTGGAGAGGGAGAAATTTTACAAAGAATTCTAGCAGAAGACTCTCctagagagatttttaaaaacatatttcaatcctataattataattatgaaGATGACATGATGGTTGAATCATTCTGCTGAGGTTTGTGTCTAGAAAGatacaatataaataaatgtcATTACTTTTTCTGTTTTGAAAACAAGAGGCCATGAGAGCAGAAAAATGGAGGACTGTAACAAAGAACGAAACACTCTTGAAGAATAAACACTTAACacggaaaaattttaaatggtatCTAATAATTTTTCAtgtcaaattttttttaacatataaaatttttaaatggcaatCAATAAATCGCATGTCAAATCTTTTAACAAAACCCACAAATAGACTATAAAAATTCAACAACCATCAATGTCTTATGTATAAAGTTTTAAGGGAAATCTTTCACATCATTCTGTTTAATTAATAATGCTCAAGTAATTATAGTTACTGCTGAGCAACTGATACATCTCTAAAATAAttcaattatgaaaataatatcaCAATTAAAGTTTGGCACAGTAGCATTCTAGTAATCTTCAGTCATCCACAAACGTTAACCGTCCAGGTCCTTCATTCTTCATCCATCTCCTGTATCTCTTCCATCTAGGGTCATTCgccaattttttctttagttcttcCTCTTGCTCTTGTTTGTAAGCCTGTAATTACAAATACTGATTTTAAAGCCAAAGAGAAATATTTgtcatatttacatatttactttCATGGAATATAATTTTAGGTAAAAGTTTCCAGTGAATGTATTTATTGGTTTGGTTTCTGAAGATCATTAAAAATACTATGCAGTTAAGCACTTCAACATTTGGTGTTAAATAAAAGACTGACTTTACAAAAACTAACAAATTTTTGTCACTGATTTCCATATCCTAGGAATACAATACAATCCTTCCCTCACTGAATCACATATAAACTGAGTTTAAAGGGATTAAACATTTCCTCTCTACAAAGAATgtccaatatttaaaaaatcagcactttattttttttaatgtggtaccCAATAAATTTAACTGATGACTTGTAATATTTGTTGAGTCTAACCAAGGAACAAATTGTTCAGACTCCAAACTGAACTTAACATATACTTTTATCTTCAAAGATTAATTATtggttatttaaaatatttttaacctagttcaataagaaaaattttcaaatatttaggacCTATACATTTTGTTACCTCCCATTTTAATGTTACTGATAAGCAGACTGAATATATCTCCTTGCCAAAGCTTTCTGGCAGTTCATAATAATTTACTTAAATATAGATTGAAATTTTTACTTTCAGTAAAATCTTAAGATATCacataaaaaaatagcaataaaactAGGGGAAAAAAGCGAGTATAtctcagactttttaaaaagaaagtttcaCTGTACTCTTTTATGTTTAGCAAACTGACCAATTAATTTTACTCAGAACCTAATAAGACTGCTAGACCCTTTCCTTTAGCACGTTGCTAGATACATGATCACCTCAAAGTAATTTTTATAGCTGGCAATTGTAGAATACAGCATTTATTAAAATGCCCAAATTTTAGAGGCATTCCTATAAACTaacttaaaactaaaataaatgtaaCTTTCCATATACATGTTAATTATTAAGCAGAAGattctgtgctcatttattttgAACTGAACAATTATCTTAACAAAACGTCCATCTCTTGTTCtctctcccttttaaaaaaatctctgtgGCTTGGAAGCCGATGCGGCTCAAGCggctgaatgcctgcttcccacatgggaggtcctgggtttggtccctggtgcctcctaaaaacaaaaacaaacaacaagcaaacaaacgaaaaaaccaactcaggggagccaatgtggctcagtggttgagcactggcttcccacatttgaggtctcagtaacacacaaaaaacaaaactctgtgGCTAGATTCAAATCATATGACTAAAAGAGAACTGGTGAGGACCAAAATCTTAGTTAGTGCAATTGATAGAAAATTGTAATACCCTTGCAGAAATATATATTCTCATTCCACTGAAGTTCAACATAACAAAAGTAAGAAACAAAGTAAAACATTCTTAACTTTTTCAGAACAGTCAATTAAAGTATTTGGAGTTCAGCTTTTTGTAAAGACAAATTATAGGTCAAAATTCTATTGTCTCACTACCAAATATAACCATACTGTCAATAAATGTAgtctttattcattatttaaatcTTGGGTTAAAAAAATCTGAGCACCCTTCTTTGATCCCTATTGTAGATCTAAATTTAACTTGGTAAAGATGATGACACCCAAATCTCAGCAGCAACCACTTACCTCATAGTTCTCCTTTATCCAGAGCTCCCgtttaagaaaattttctttctgaTGGTCTTCTAGACTATCAAACTGAGACTTTGACATCTTCATAGATTTACGTATGATATATagtctctcttcctccccatatTCTTTGCCTTTGATGTTAAAATTGTAGACCCATCGACAATACCAGACTATATATGAGCATAGATGAAAAGGAGCTAAGATAATTTGAAATAGGAGAAGATCACGAACTTGAGGTTTCTGATAGCCTccctttatatcaattttactttttataatgtTCTTTATGATGTTCTCCTCCTCATCACGAATTTCCTCTTTAGACTTTTTGTTTCTGCCTTTCTCTTTGGCTTTTTTGAGCAGTCCCTGTTGCTTGGCGATTTCCATAGCTTGGATACGGTATTTGGGCACTGTGGCTAGGTAGCCAATTGCTTTATTGTAGCTATTCCACCAGCTGAAAAACTGGaacatttaataaagaaaaatgggtCAGTTTTATTACCAAACTTCATCCAAGGTAAAGCAATAGTAGAATGTTGGTGAATGCCATCACCCAAGAAACTCTTTCTAATTAACTAAAAATAGGGATCTTAAGGATCTAACATGTAAAAGATACAGCTAAACAATGCTCAGGTGTGCTCTAAATTGGAACTTAAGGTTGAATGGGTAAGGTAAGCCCTGGCCCAGCCTAAAACCATTGATTCAGACACAGAAAGGACTCAAGATCAGAGGATGGATCAATGGAATTATCCCTAAGATATCATATCTTTACCATCTGGCTCTTCCCTGGATCATTATTAAGAAATCTCTATTTTATAAGACTGTAAATACTTACTAGGATCAAGAGTTACCTATCAAAACCTAGCTAGCCGGTGaggaatttgttaaaaaaaaaaaaaatcacagggtaCAACTTCTCACAACTAGTCATTTCCATCCCATTCCTAAACCATCTACATACATCACAGTAATGTTCATCATATtgtaaactgaaatattcaaatatgtTTGAACTCTTTACTTTATTTGAGCAGGAAAACATTAACTTACTTCATAAATATATGCAACCACAAAGGATTTCATTAATTGTAGAAAGGCCCTGCTCTTCACAGAGTCCCTCCACACATTTCAGTTGCTGTCCTACTGAATGCCCACACAGTTATACGAAAATATCCTATACTATTATAGCAGAAATCTATTAGgaacagcaaggaaaaaaaaacctatattACATTatctaaaacagaaaattaaaatcatttctcTACCCTTTGAAAGGGCAATACTTCTATAAAATCTGACACATTCAAAATACATAACCTTAATCTTCAATAGGAATTTTTATCATATAATTAGAACCTGATTCCTGGGAATTAAACTGAGAAGTAATTTTCAAACTAACAAAATTACTTCTTTCTAGTCACTTGACTTGTTCTTTTCCTCTGAAGTATATAATAGACATGGTTAGTTTAACAATAATAGTAGGGAATACTGATTTCAGGCTGAAGTTAAACTTTTATTTCAAAACGATCTAACAAGTTATTATATAGCTCTTTTTTACTGATTTTAGTGATTCTATTAATATATGCCCTTAAGGCCATGTGGAAATGTGTAGGGCTTTATTGGTAGTCACAATGATGGGAAGTTCTACTGGTATTTGGTGGACCAGAGCCAGGATGCTAAATATTCCACAATGCACAAGGCAGTCCCACACGTTAGGATTTTCCTGCCCTGAAAACCCAAACCTTTCCTACTGAGAAACATTCAAATTATTCTTACACTTGAAATTTACActaccccttcctcctcccctgtccCGTTattctctaatctactttctgtccctgtgAATTTGCTATTACTAGATATCTCTTATAAGTGACATCATTGCAATAAACATCCTatatgtcttgcttatttcatgaacataatgctttcaaagttcttccatgttgcagcatgtcttaGAACTTCATTTTTCCCCCCACGGCCAAttattattccattgtgtgtatgtataccacattttgtttacccatttttTGGTTGACGGACACTTAagattgtttctaccttttaactattgtgaaaaatgctgctatgaacattggtatgcaactATCTGTTTAAGGCCCTGTTTTGACTTTCTTTGGGTGCATTCCTAGAGTGGAATTGCCAAgttatatgataattctatatttaactttttgaggagtcACTACATTGCTTTCttcagtggttgcaccattttacattcccatgcacttaaaatttaaaaggtcCTGTGCTATAAATACAATAACCATTAGCCACATGTGTTGCTtaaacttaattaaaatgaaataaacgttaaaatttttctcagccacactagtcacatttcaaaagaaaagccTCATGTAGGACAGTACAGATATAGAACACTTCTAACATGAAAGTTCTATTGGAAAGCACTGGTAGATTCCTGGGAGGTAATGTCTGGCGGTCTTCCTGATTCAGCTTCTTCAGTTTGACTCTTCAAAGAGTGCTTCTCCTGTACCTGCTCCCTCCTAAGGCAAGCTCAAACGCATCTGAGTTCCCTCCTGAGCTTCAgataaaaaataaccaaatgccTGACTGAAAGACAGTAAGTCATGATGTCCCTTAGGAACCTCAAAACCAATATCCTCTAATTAAAACTCATTATTGCTCCCTGGACTGATGGTTTCATCCTTTCCCAGTTTCCTCTAAAACACTTGGATTTATTCATCTCACAAGTGCTTTGGATTAGATTTTCTCACTTATTTTGAGTGGATTTATACTATGGTCTATCTGTGTGTCTCCCCCTGCTCCCCATTTTAATCCCCCAGGGCCTGGCCCATAGAAAGTACCCAATAcatgcttttttaattttaacagttattcaccatcctggggagttctctTGCTAGCAGAatttcacaaagaagaaaaataaacctaaCAGCTCTTTACagggattcattcattcaataaatacttattaagcAACTCCTATATGCAGGCACTGTGCACAGGGTGATGATACATTGATGATGGAGGGGAAAAGTAAGTAAAAATAACTAGCTAATTACAAATTGTGACaagttttatgaaagaaaataaaagggtggGCTTTTAAACTGAACAAAGGGAGCTATACTGAGAAATTGACTTTTAAGCTGAGATTAAAGCATAAATAAGTAGACAGCAAGGCAAAGAGGAAGTGGGAAGAATATTCCAACAGAGATAGCCATGGATGCAATGGATGCAATGGCTCTGAGTAGGCGGAAGCTCAGTGTCCCAGAAATGGCAATGTGACTATTGTGCTGGATACGCCAGTAAGAACACTCTATCCTCATGAACAGTTCAAGAGGAAAGTGGAGAAATAGGCAGGGCCGGATGGTACATGACTTGGTAGGCCATATAAGGAGTTTAGATTTGTCCCAAGTTTAATAAGAATCACTGAAAGGTTCTACAAGGGTAAATGGATCCAGCAGTCAGTTCCGATGGCTATTACGTGGAAAATACCCTGGAGAAGGCAATGAGGAAAGAGCTGGgcttaatttgttttgttttcagttagATAATGGCATTCATCAACAATTTCTTAGCTTTCTTACCAACAGAAATTCCAATATTATCAATTAATAGAATAAATGAGTATATTTCCAATGTAAAAAACTATCTCCATAGGTAGTAAAATTTTACAAGAAGGTACTTCTAGTTAATGACCAGCACTAGGCAAAGAACACTCGTGCACATGCACATGAATACACATATCCATCAATACACACCTGAAACACTGAAATAGCACATACACTGACCAAGATCACAACTCTCACGTCTACTTTAGGGGCTAAGCGCCTGCTATAGTAGTGGTAGTAATGGCTGTAGTACTCTTCTGGGTGATCCAGCATGTAGTCATAATCTTTCCGTGTTTCTTCATCCTGTAAAGTAACAAGATATCCAATTTCATAGGACATTTCAGAAAATGGTCCTAGTTTAGAATCGAAGTTAAATCTAGAATTTCATAGTTAGATCAGAGtaaactgaatgaaaataaaataaaatttctcatcACTCTTAAAAGGCACATATAGACTTGCTCCTAGAACTTTAACTGATACCTACTCTCAGCAACTgttgataaaataaaatttaaaaatctttctctGTATTGTATATACTTACAATCACATTCTAGCCTTGTGAAATAAGTTTTTTGTTTAAAGCAACAATTAAAACAGCAAAACAGTAGATGAAACCACTTTGTGATTATAAAACTGAATTATACTCATCTCAATGAAACACTAAGGGAACCAATGTGGTATAATAAAAAGATCAGTACTCAAGTCTAAACACTGA encodes the following:
- the DNAJC25 gene encoding dnaJ homolog subfamily C member 25, whose product is MAGPLFLRGAAGAAGRRCLALLLVLLLAQPAGALVEGLYCGTRDCYEVLGVSRSAGKAEIARAYRQLARRYHPDRYRPDPGDEDPGRTPQSAEEAFLLVATAYETLKDEETRKDYDYMLDHPEEYYSHYYHYYSRRLAPKVDVRVVILVSVCAISVFQFFSWWNSYNKAIGYLATVPKYRIQAMEIAKQQGLLKKAKEKGRNKKSKEEIRDEEENIIKNIIKSKIDIKGGYQKPQVRDLLLFQIILAPFHLCSYIVWYCRWVYNFNIKGKEYGEEERLYIIRKSMKMSKSQFDSLEDHQKENFLKRELWIKENYEAYKQEQEEELKKKLANDPRWKRYRRWMKNEGPGRLTFVDD